In Salarias fasciatus chromosome 20, fSalaFa1.1, whole genome shotgun sequence, a single window of DNA contains:
- the racgap1 gene encoding rac GTPase-activating protein 1 produces MDTAVLSLQGLYDTMRTQVDLLNENIEPNFIQMAQNFDDCRRKWLRAELELGSCKESLTKTETERGALEVKLKHARNQVDVEIRRRQKAEADCEKLDRQIQLIRDLLTTEGSSNSIQLSAEQRSALAFLNTNCQPTSHLNTSRRMTTIDESASILSDISYDKTDDSLDWDSSTVRPARLKKREKRRSSRNHIEGPPTASKRSRSTSKTAGMGNESLVTTTTVTVPAGGGPVEAVSTIETVPYWTRSRRKTAAMEWDSESVKSVDVFKQPDNPEEEIRVMPSTPQSKSGVRFHEFVSKTVIKPESCVPCGKRIKFGKVSLKCRDCRVVSHPECRERCPLPCIPNLGGTPVKIGEGVLADYVPDTSPMIPPLVVHCISEIEQRGLHEAGLYRLSGAERTVRELKDKFLRSKTVPVLSKVDDIHAITGLLKDFLRNLKEPLVTFRLNRPFMNAAEVSDDDNSIALMYQTIGDLPQANRETLAFLILHLQRVADSLDTRMDISNLARVFGPTLVGHAVPNPDPMTILQDTKRQPKVVERLLALPASYWSQFVIADSEKPNLDHLIIENANCYATPERVSILGPLTTPEHQFNKTPSSSSLSQRMKSTLTPRFGSKSKSAVNFAQKGKFFSSPLLK; encoded by the exons ATGGACACTGCGGTGCTGAGCCTCCAGGGCTTGTACGACACGATGAGGACGCAGGTTGACCTCCTCAACGAGAACATTGAGCCCA ACTTCATTCAGATGGCACAAAACTTCGACGACTGCCGTCGCAAATGGCTGCGGGCTGAACTGGAGCTGGGCTCCTGCAAAGAGTCCCTCACCAAGACCGAGACGGAGCGGGGAGCTCTGGAGGTCAAACTGAAGCACGCCCGCAACCAGGTGGACGTGGAGATCCGCCGCAGACAAAAAGCAGAAGCAGACTGTGAAAAGCTG GACCGTCAGATTCAGCTGATCCGGGACCTCCTGACCACTGAAGGCTCCTCCAACAGCATCCAGCTGAGTGCAGAGCAGCGCTCAGCTCTGGCCTTCCTCAACACAAACTGTCAGCCAACCTCCCACCTGAATACCAGCCGAAG AATGACGACAATAGATGAGTCTGCCTCCATCCTGTCAGACATCAGCTATGACAAAACAGATGATTCTCTG GATTGGGATTCCTCCACTGTGAGGCCAGCCCGACTGAAGAAACGAGAGAAGCGG cgCTCCTCCAGAAACCACATTGAAGGTCCTCCAACTGCTTCCAAAAGGTCTCGATCAACAAGCAAAACTGCAGGAatg GGAAATGAAAGCCTTGTAACAACAACCACAGTGACTGTTCCTGCGGGCGGTGGACCTGTGGAGGCAGTTTCGACTATAGAGACTGTTCCTTACTGGACTCGGAGTAGGAGAAAGACCG CTGCTATGGAGTGGGACTCTGAATCTGTTAAGTCTGTGGATGTCTTCAAGCAGCCTGACAACCCAGAGGAAGAGATCAGAGTGATGCCCTCTACCCCGCAGAGCAAAAGCGGTGTCCGCTTTCACGAGTTTGTCTCCAAGACG GTAATCAAGCCCGAGTCCTGTGTGCCCTGCGGAAAGAGGATCAAGTTCGGCAAAGTTTCGCTGAAGTGCCGTGACTGCAGGGTGGTCTCGCACCCTGAGTGCCGCGAGCGTTGCCCCCTGCCATGCATCCCCAACTTGGGTGGCACACCAGTCAAAATTGGGGAG GGTGTGCTCGCTGACTACGTCCCAGACACTTCGCCCATGATCCCGCCGCTCGTGGTCCACTGTATCAGCGAGATCGAGCAGAGGGGCTTGCATGAG GCTGGACTGTACCGTCTTTCCGGAGCCGAGCGCACCGTGAGGGAGCTCAAAGACAAGTTCCTCCGCAGCAAAACCGTCCCCGTCCTCAGCAAAGTGGACGACATCCACGCCATCACAGGCCTCCTCAAGGACTTCCTGAGGAACCTCAAGGAGCCCCTGGTCACCTTCCGCCTCAACCGGCCCTTCATGAACGCAGCCG AGGTTTCAGACGACGACAACAGCATCGCCCTGATGTACCAGACCATCGGCGACCTGCCTCAAGCCAACAGAGAGACTCTGGCTTTCCTGATCCTTCATCTGCAGCG CGTCGCTGACAGTCTGGACACCAGGATGGACATCAGTAACTTGGCCAGAGTCTTTGGCCCGACCCTTGTGGGACACGCCGTTCCCAACCCGGACCCAATGACCATCCTGCAGGACACCAAACGGCAGCCGAAG GTTGTGGAGCGCCTGCTGGCTCTGCCTGCCAGCTACTGGAGCCAGTTTGTGATCGCAGACAGCGAGAAGCCCAACTTGGACCATCTGATCATAGAGAACGCAAACTGCTACGCCACCCCCGAGAGAG TGAGCATCCTGGGACCCCTGACCACTCCAGAGCACCAGTTCAATAAGACCCCCTCCTCTAGTTCGCTGTCTCAACGCATGAAGTCCACTCTAACACCCAG ATTTGGGAGCAAAAGCAAGTCGGCCGTCAATTTTGCTCAGAAGGGAAAGTTCTTTTCATCGCCTCTCCTCAAATAA